One Cyanobacteria bacterium FACHB-DQ100 DNA segment encodes these proteins:
- a CDS encoding type II toxin-antitoxin system CcdA family antitoxin, whose amino-acid sequence MNDPKLQTPDRYKTELAIQIDSDLLEQIQHLTNDPSKVVEVALRQWLRSELYRDEDNARTLPRNPPLPPRGEWND is encoded by the coding sequence ATGAACGATCCTAAACTTCAAACGCCCGATCGATACAAAACCGAGCTTGCGATTCAGATTGATTCTGATTTGTTGGAGCAAATCCAACATCTGACGAACGATCCGAGCAAGGTGGTTGAAGTGGCATTGCGGCAATGGCTGAGAAGCGAACTTTACCGCGATGAGGATAATGCCCGCACCTTGCCGAGAAACCCGCCTCTTCCTCCGAGGGGCGAGTGGAACGATTAG